GCGCCTCCAAGCGTGGCAGCACAGCGACTTATACGCCCAGATTCGCACCGCCCGGACCGGCCAGCCGAAGTACATCCTCCACGACGGCCCTCCCTACGCCAACGGAGCTATCCACCTCGGTCACGCGCTCAACAAGTGCATCAAGGACTTCGTCGTCAAGACCAAGACCATGGCCGGGTTCGACGCCCCTTATGTGCCCGGCTGGGACTGCCACGGCCTGCCTATAGAAATTAAGGTGGACGAGCAGCTAGGCCGCAAAAAACTCGAGATGGACCCCATCGCCGTGCGCCGCGCCTGCCGCGAGTACGCGCAAAAGTATGTCGACCTCCAGCGCAGCCAGTTCGAGCGCATCGGCGTCTTCGGCCGCTGGAACGACCCCTACCTCACCATGAGCTTCGGCTACGAGGCCAGCATCGTCGAGACCTTCTACGACTTCTTCGAGAAGAAGTTCGTCTACAAAGGCCTGAAGCCCGTCTACTGGTGCATCCACGACCGCACCGCACTGGCCGAAGCCGAAGTTGAGTACGACCAGCACACCTCGCCCAGCGTGTACGTACGCTACGCCCTCACCAGCGATCCAGCTGTCGTCGCCCCGTCCCTCGCTGCGATAAAAGACCTCTACACCATCATCTGGACCACCACGCCGTGGACCCTCCCCGCGTCGCAGGCCATAGCCTTCAATCCCCAGCTCGAATACGTTGCACTCGCCTGCGAAGGCGGCACCTATATCGTCGCGCAGGCGCTCCTGTCCTCGGTGATCACACACTGCCGCCTGATGAGCGCTAAGAACCCCACCGAGCCCGCGTCGCAGGCGGATATCGTCGCCGTCTTCACCGGCAATCATCTGGAGCATGCCACCTTTCAGCACCCATTCCTCGATCGCAGCATCCTCGGCGTTAACGCTGACTACGTCACCGCCGAACAAGGCACCGGAGCTGTTCACACCTCGCCCGCTCACGGCGTCGACGACTTCTACACTGGCCAGTGCTACAAACTCCCTGAGATTCAGTACGTCGACAACGCCGGCCGCCAGCGCCACACCGGCACCAACGGCGGAGGCGGAGTTGCCCAACCCTACGAAGACCTCACCGTCTTCAAGTCCAACGCGCCCATCATTGAGCTCCTCAAAGAAAAAGGCGCACTCCTTAGCGACACCACCTTCGAGCACTCCTATCCCCATTGCTGGCGCTGCCACAACCCCGTCATCGTTCGCGCCACCGAGCAGTGGTTCATCGGTATGGAAACTCCGATGGTCACCGACGAAGGCACCATCACCACCTTCCGCCAGCGTGCCCTCGACGAGATCAAGCAAGTCGTCTGGGATCCCGCCTGGGGCGAAGAGCGCATCTCCAACATGATCGCCACCCGGCCCGACTGGTGCATCTCCCGCCAACGCATCTGGGGCGTTCCCATCGCCGTCTTCCTCTGTGAAAAGTGTGGCGAGCCGCTCAACGAACCCGCAGTCAACAAAAGCATCGTCGATCTCTTCAAGAAAGAGGGTGCCGACGCCTGGTACTCGCACGATGTCACAAGCCTCCTCCCCGAAGGAACCGCCTGTGCAAAGTGCGGGCACAAAGAGTTCCGCAGAGAGATGGACATCCTCGACGTCTGGTTCGAATCCGGCTCCAGCTGGCACGCCGTCCTCGACCTCGAACCCGAGCTCCACTCCCCCGCCGATCTCTACACCGAAGGCGGCGACCAGCATCGCGGCTGGTTCCACTCTTCCCTGCTCACCTCTGTTGCCGTGCGCAACCACACACCCTACAGGATGGTCGCGACCTCCGGCTGGACCCTCGACGAACAAGGCCGCGCCTTTTCAAAGAGCCTGGGAAATGGAGTGGACCCTGTCGACATCGCCAAGCGTCTCGGCGCGGAAGTGATCCGTCTCTGGGTAGCCTCCGTCGACTTCCGCGAGGACGTAGCCGCCAGCGAAAACCTCATGCAGCGCGTCAGCGACAACTACCGCAAGCTGCGTAACACTCTGCGCTTCCTCCTCGGCAACCTCCACGACTTCGACCCTTCCACGGATGCCATCCACGACTTTGCGAAGCTGGAACATTTAGACCAGTACATCCTCGCCCGCACCGCCGAGCTCGACGCCAAGATCCGCGCTGCGTACGACAGCTTCGAGTTCCACCGCGCCTATCACGCCCTCAACGAGTATGTGAACACCGACCTCAGCGCACTCTACCTCGACGTCCTCAAAGACCGTCTCTACACCTTCGCGCCAAACCACCCCGGCCGACGCAGCGCACAGACTGCACTCTGGCGCATCGCCGAAACCCTCACTCGCCTCATCGCCCCCATCCTCAGCTTCACCGCAGACGAAGTCTGGGGGCTCCTACCCAAGATGGAAAATCGCGAATCAAGCGTCCACCTGGCCCTCTTCCCCGCCATGTCCGAGATCGTCCCTGTCACCACCCGCAAACTCGAGGAAGACTTCGACCACCTCCTCACATTGCGCGACGAGGTCCTCAAGGTTCTCGAAGAGGAACGCACCGCGAAGACCATCAGTAATAAATCCTCCGAGACCCAGATCGTCCTCGGCTGGCTCAACAGCGTCGCCGAGCAGCCCAACCCCGTCTTCGAGCACTACGAAGCCATCCTCCCCGAGCTCTTCGGCGTAGCCCAGGTCAAGATCTCAGACGCCATCATCACCGAAGGCAACGTAGAAAAGGGAGCCTTCTATGTTCAGGCCAAACCCGCCGCAGGTTCGAAGTGCGAACGCTGCTGGCGCTTCACCGAAGACGTAGGCCAAGAAGCCAACTACCCAACCGTCTGTCTTCGCTGCGCCGACGCTCTCGAAGCCATCCACTTCCCACCCTACGACGCACCCAGCAACACCACGGAGCCGCAAGCCTGATGTCCTCAATGTCATCACCGAACAAGACGACCTACGAAGCCGCAACGCCCGCCATCGCGACCGAACCGCGCGACCGACGCGGTGTTGCGCTCGCGATCGCCGCAGCAGTCGTCATCCTCGACCGCATTACCAAGCGCATCGTCGTGCAGCAACTACCCAACGGCCAGGCCCACACCGTCATCCCCGGCATCTTCCGCATCACCGACGTCCACAACACCGGCGCCGCCTTCAGCATGTTCGCCGAATCCGCCTCTCCCTCCACCGTCCGCAACATCCTCATCGCCTTCTCCGTCATCGCGGTCGTCGTCCTGCTCGGAATGCTCTGGCGAGCAGGGCGCGTCCTCTCGGTCAGCTCAGTAGCCCTCGCGCTCATCCTTGGAGGAGCCTTCGGAAATCTCTACGACCGCGTTCGCTACAGCTACGTCGTCGATTTTCTGGAAGTGCACATCGGCAACTACCACTGGCCCGACTTCAACGTCGCCGACAGCTGCATCGTCATCGGAGCCTGCCTCCTCCTCATCGAAATCTTTCGCCCGCAACCCGCAGATCACGCCGCAAGCTAAGAAAAAGGCCCATCCTAATGAAGAAAAACAACGGCCTATACAAATGGAAAGTGGCCGTTATAGCAGGGGCTGCAATCCTGTTGTTGATGGAACTCCTTCTGACCTTGTTCACTATTGATTTCGTCGAATGGCTGTGCACGCTCGTTATAACTTCGATTTTCATCTGCTCACTGCTGCTCGCCTGTTACAAAAAGAGACTGACTGCGGGCGCGGCCATCGCAATCATGATCGTCTGCTGTGTAACCACATGGGTTGTTTTGAAAAAACGAAACGAGATCAGAACAAATACAAGGTGGTTCTTTGGATCAAAAAGATATAAAGCTCAAGTTCTCGCCACTGGCGCGACAAACGACGGCCAGCTAAAACACATGGAGTGGGATGGTTGGGGTTTTCCCGGTGCAGGAGACACCGTCGTCTATCTAGTCTTCGATCCGAGTGATTCACTCTCCACTGGTGCTAGAGGGAACTCTCACGGAAAGTTTGCAGGAATCCCCTGCGAAGTACCTCTTGTAAATAGGCTCGAAGATCACTGGTACACCGTGTTGTTCTATACCGATACCGACTGGCACCACTGTGCATAACCGGTACATGGTCGGTGCCCACCAGTTAATTCGCATTTCCTACGCTCATGCGGGAAAATAGAAGTTTGCCATGAATGACCAGATCACAATTCGCGGCGCCCGCACCCACAATCTCAAGGGCATCGACGTCGACATCCCGCACAACGCCCTCACCGTAGTCTCCGGCGTCAGCGGCTCCGGCAAATCCTCGCTGGCTTTCGACACCGTCTACGCCGAAGGCCAGCGCCGCTACGTCGAATCGCTCTCCGCCTACGCCCGACAGTTCCTCGAGCGCATCGAAAAGCCTGACGTCGACTTCATGGACGGCCTCGCCCCCGCCATCGCCATCAAGCAAAAAAATCAGACCCGCAACCCACGCTCCACCGTCGCCACTGCAACCGAGATCTACGACTACCTCCGCCTCCTCTACGCCCGCTGCGGCACCGTCACCTGCCTGCACTGCGGCGGAATCGTCAAGCACGACACCGTAGACGAGATCATCACCACACTCTTCGCCCTGCCTGAAGGCACACGCACCTACGTCCTTTTTCCCATCCTCCGCGCCGAGCTCAAACTCGAGCCTATGCAGATCGCGACCGCGGAGCCCGGAGCTGAAGCCCCAACACCAAAGAAGGCCGCCGCAAAGAAATCTTCGAAAGCCGCAAACGCTGCCACCGAGGCTCTCACCCTCACTGACGCACTCAAAGACCGACTCACTGAACTGCGGCGCCGAGGCTACAATCGCCTCTACCAGTCAGGAAAAATCGTAGAGTTCTCCACTCCCGAATCCCTCCTCGAACTCGACTTCACCCAGCCCATCTTCGCCCTCATCGACCGCCTCGCCATCAGCCCCGAGAGCCGCGCCAGAGTTGTCGATGCCATCGAGACCGGCTACCGCGAATCCGGCGAAGTACAGTTTCACACCGTTTCGCGCGAAGAGAACGAGGCCGCAACGAAGTTGCGTTTCTCCGCAGCCTTCGAGTGCACCACCTGCCACCGCGCCTATCGCGAACCCGAACCGCGCCTCTTCTCCTTCAATAATCCCTACGGCGCGTGCCCCCGCTGCCAGGGCTTCGGCAACACCATCGACTTCGATCCAAATCTGATCATCCCCGACAAGTCGAAGACCCTCGACGAAGGCGCCATCGCCCCCTGGACCACCACCAAGTACCGCCCGCACCACGGCGAGATGAAGCGCGCCGCCAAAGCCGCCGGCATCCCCACCGACGTCCCCTGGTACGATCTCACTCCCGCCCAACAAGCCTTCATCGAAGATGGCAACACCACCTTCCCCGGCATCCGCGGTTTCTTCGCCGCGCTCGAACGCAAAAAATACAAGCTCCACGTCCGCGTCTTCCTCTCGAAGTACCGCGGCTACGCCCTCTGCCCCGACTGTCGAGGCCAACGCCTCCGCGCCGAAGCCCGCGCCGTCCTTATCAACAACCAAAATATCTGCGAGACCTCCGCCCTGACCATCACAGGCGCCCAGGAGTTCTTCGATAATTTGCAACTTACACCGGCACAATTAGAAGTAGCCGGAAAGATCCTCGAAGAGGTCCGCCAGCGCGTTCACTTCCTCCATCAGGTGGGTCTCGACTACCTCACCCTCGATCGCCTCAGCTCCACCCTCTCCGGCGGTGAAGCCCAGCGCATTCAACTCGCAACCTCACTAGGCTCGCGCTTAGTCGGCGCCCTCTATGTCCTCGACGAGCCCAGCATCGGCCTCCACACCCGAGACACCGCCAAGCTTATCAGCATCATGAAAGACCTCCGCGACCTCGGTAACACCATCCTCGTCGTCGAGCATGACCCCGACGTCATCCGCGCCGCCGACCACCTCCTCGACCTCGGTCCCGGAGCCGGCGAGCTAGGCGGTCATCTCCTCGCCGAAGGTACAGTCGGCGAGGTCACGGCCAACCCCAACTCCATTACCGGGAAATACCTCTCCGGCCGCGCCACCATCCCCATCCCAAAGCACCGCCGCGAGCCCGGCCGCGAGCACCTCAAGCTCACCGGAGCACGCATCCACAACCTCCGTGGGGTCGACATCGACATCCCCCTCGGCCTGCTCTGCTGCGTCACCGGCGTCAGCGGCTCCGGAAAATCCACCATCGTCCACCAGGTCCTCTATCGTGCCCTTATGCAGTCGCTCGGCCAGACCGAAGGCGCAGATCCAGCACACCTCTATCGCGAGCTCTCCGGCACCCAGCACCTCAACGATGTCATCCTCGTTGACCAGTCGCCAATCGGCCGTACTCCGCGATCCAATCCAGTTACCTATATCAAAGCCTTCGACGATATCCGCGCCCTCTTCGCCGCCCAACCGGACGCCAAGCGCAAAGGCTTCGGACCCGGCCACTTTTCCTTTAATGTCCCCGGCGGGCGCTGCGACGTCTGCGAAGGCGACGGCACCGTCACTGTCGAGATGCAGTTCCTCGCCGACATCGAGCTCCCCTGCGAAGAGTGCAACGGAACACGTTACAAATCCAGTATCCTCGACATCCGCTACAAGGGCAAGAACATCCACGACGTTCTCAATATGACCGTCAAGGAAGCTCTCGTCTACTTCGCAGGCCACCCCAAGATCGTCGACAAGCTCTACGTCCTCGACGAGGTCGGCCTCGGCTACGTCCGTCTCGGCCAATCCGCCACCACGCTCTCCGGCGGCGAAGCCCAGCGTGTCAAACTCGCCTCCCACCTCGCCACCGCTCGCTCCATCACCAACCGCAGCGCCAACGACACAGCCGCCAAGGTCCGCAGCCGCACCCTCTACATCCTCGACGAGCCCACTACTGGCCTCCACTTCGACGACGTCGCCAAGCTCCTCGCAGCTTTCCGCAAGCTCATCGAAGGCGGCGGCTCCCTCCTCGTCATCGAGCACAATCTCGACGTCATCAAATCCGCCGACTGGGTCATCGACATGGGCCCCGAGGGCGGCAGCGGCGGCGGCCAGATCGTAGCCACCGGCACACCCGAAGAGATCGCCGTCAACCCCGCATCCCACACCGGCCATTGGCTGGCCCCCGTCCTCAACCTAGCCACCCCGAAGGCCGAACCAGAACTCCAGGTCACCGCATGAAACGTTTGTCATTCTGAACGAAGCGAAGAACCGCTGTCTTTTGCTCGCAGCGGCAACACTCTATCGTCGGGAAAAATCGATAAGCAAATGAGGCTCGCTCTACAATCCTCGAA
The nucleotide sequence above comes from Tunturibacter empetritectus. Encoded proteins:
- the ileS gene encoding isoleucine--tRNA ligase — its product is MSEATQAKPELKALKSTLNLPQTAFPMKANLPQNEPARLQAWQHSDLYAQIRTARTGQPKYILHDGPPYANGAIHLGHALNKCIKDFVVKTKTMAGFDAPYVPGWDCHGLPIEIKVDEQLGRKKLEMDPIAVRRACREYAQKYVDLQRSQFERIGVFGRWNDPYLTMSFGYEASIVETFYDFFEKKFVYKGLKPVYWCIHDRTALAEAEVEYDQHTSPSVYVRYALTSDPAVVAPSLAAIKDLYTIIWTTTPWTLPASQAIAFNPQLEYVALACEGGTYIVAQALLSSVITHCRLMSAKNPTEPASQADIVAVFTGNHLEHATFQHPFLDRSILGVNADYVTAEQGTGAVHTSPAHGVDDFYTGQCYKLPEIQYVDNAGRQRHTGTNGGGGVAQPYEDLTVFKSNAPIIELLKEKGALLSDTTFEHSYPHCWRCHNPVIVRATEQWFIGMETPMVTDEGTITTFRQRALDEIKQVVWDPAWGEERISNMIATRPDWCISRQRIWGVPIAVFLCEKCGEPLNEPAVNKSIVDLFKKEGADAWYSHDVTSLLPEGTACAKCGHKEFRREMDILDVWFESGSSWHAVLDLEPELHSPADLYTEGGDQHRGWFHSSLLTSVAVRNHTPYRMVATSGWTLDEQGRAFSKSLGNGVDPVDIAKRLGAEVIRLWVASVDFREDVAASENLMQRVSDNYRKLRNTLRFLLGNLHDFDPSTDAIHDFAKLEHLDQYILARTAELDAKIRAAYDSFEFHRAYHALNEYVNTDLSALYLDVLKDRLYTFAPNHPGRRSAQTALWRIAETLTRLIAPILSFTADEVWGLLPKMENRESSVHLALFPAMSEIVPVTTRKLEEDFDHLLTLRDEVLKVLEEERTAKTISNKSSETQIVLGWLNSVAEQPNPVFEHYEAILPELFGVAQVKISDAIITEGNVEKGAFYVQAKPAAGSKCERCWRFTEDVGQEANYPTVCLRCADALEAIHFPPYDAPSNTTEPQA
- the lspA gene encoding signal peptidase II translates to MSSMSSPNKTTYEAATPAIATEPRDRRGVALAIAAAVVILDRITKRIVVQQLPNGQAHTVIPGIFRITDVHNTGAAFSMFAESASPSTVRNILIAFSVIAVVVLLGMLWRAGRVLSVSSVALALILGGAFGNLYDRVRYSYVVDFLEVHIGNYHWPDFNVADSCIVIGACLLLIEIFRPQPADHAAS
- the uvrA gene encoding excinuclease ABC subunit UvrA, with amino-acid sequence MNDQITIRGARTHNLKGIDVDIPHNALTVVSGVSGSGKSSLAFDTVYAEGQRRYVESLSAYARQFLERIEKPDVDFMDGLAPAIAIKQKNQTRNPRSTVATATEIYDYLRLLYARCGTVTCLHCGGIVKHDTVDEIITTLFALPEGTRTYVLFPILRAELKLEPMQIATAEPGAEAPTPKKAAAKKSSKAANAATEALTLTDALKDRLTELRRRGYNRLYQSGKIVEFSTPESLLELDFTQPIFALIDRLAISPESRARVVDAIETGYRESGEVQFHTVSREENEAATKLRFSAAFECTTCHRAYREPEPRLFSFNNPYGACPRCQGFGNTIDFDPNLIIPDKSKTLDEGAIAPWTTTKYRPHHGEMKRAAKAAGIPTDVPWYDLTPAQQAFIEDGNTTFPGIRGFFAALERKKYKLHVRVFLSKYRGYALCPDCRGQRLRAEARAVLINNQNICETSALTITGAQEFFDNLQLTPAQLEVAGKILEEVRQRVHFLHQVGLDYLTLDRLSSTLSGGEAQRIQLATSLGSRLVGALYVLDEPSIGLHTRDTAKLISIMKDLRDLGNTILVVEHDPDVIRAADHLLDLGPGAGELGGHLLAEGTVGEVTANPNSITGKYLSGRATIPIPKHRREPGREHLKLTGARIHNLRGVDIDIPLGLLCCVTGVSGSGKSTIVHQVLYRALMQSLGQTEGADPAHLYRELSGTQHLNDVILVDQSPIGRTPRSNPVTYIKAFDDIRALFAAQPDAKRKGFGPGHFSFNVPGGRCDVCEGDGTVTVEMQFLADIELPCEECNGTRYKSSILDIRYKGKNIHDVLNMTVKEALVYFAGHPKIVDKLYVLDEVGLGYVRLGQSATTLSGGEAQRVKLASHLATARSITNRSANDTAAKVRSRTLYILDEPTTGLHFDDVAKLLAAFRKLIEGGGSLLVIEHNLDVIKSADWVIDMGPEGGSGGGQIVATGTPEEIAVNPASHTGHWLAPVLNLATPKAEPELQVTA